The following coding sequences are from one Desulfosporosinus orientis DSM 765 window:
- a CDS encoding acyl-[acyl-carrier-protein] thioesterase → MDDTNYKITFKIHYHEVNLHEQATPLTMLHYLEDTAIAHSQAVGQGIEQLKEKKQAWILNRWQLQMDLYPVLGETVTIETWSAGFERFYGSRDFLIKDSEERIIGRATSLWIFYNSERKRPLRIPPEFEEAYGVNSKRALEASVLESEESTPIEEREQTFSVRRSDIDTNGHVNNVNYLEWMLEAVPEEVYSNKRLAALEIVYRKAATYGTDIYSKCIALNSTEDHIICRHTIVNKGDLEELAIAKTVWV, encoded by the coding sequence ATGGACGATACTAATTATAAAATCACATTCAAGATTCACTATCATGAGGTTAATCTCCACGAGCAAGCAACCCCTTTGACGATGCTGCATTACTTAGAGGATACAGCCATTGCCCATTCTCAGGCGGTGGGGCAAGGCATCGAACAGCTAAAAGAAAAGAAGCAAGCTTGGATTTTAAACCGATGGCAGTTGCAAATGGACCTTTACCCTGTACTTGGAGAAACGGTCACCATCGAAACTTGGTCTGCCGGTTTTGAACGTTTTTACGGATCGCGGGATTTTTTGATCAAAGACAGTGAAGAGAGAATTATCGGCAGAGCAACGTCTTTGTGGATTTTCTACAATTCAGAGCGCAAACGGCCTTTAAGAATTCCCCCGGAATTTGAAGAGGCTTACGGAGTAAACTCAAAGCGGGCCCTCGAAGCATCCGTCCTGGAATCTGAGGAAAGTACACCCATCGAAGAAAGAGAGCAGACCTTTTCCGTCAGACGCAGTGATATTGATACCAATGGACATGTTAATAATGTCAACTATCTGGAGTGGATGCTGGAAGCAGTTCCTGAAGAGGTCTACAGTAATAAGCGTTTGGCTGCTTTAGAGATAGTTTATAGGAAAGCAGCAACCTATGGGACTGATATCTATTCAAAATGCATTGCCCTGAATTCCACGGAAGACCATATTATTTGCAGGCATACCATTGTTAATAAGGGTGACCTTGAAGAGCTTGCCATTGCTAAGACAGTTTGGGTGTAA
- a CDS encoding PAS domain S-box protein — MSVNEIMELKQRIESLEAALEEAREDNRFWGKFFLENSWGMVIADTIDGKMLRVNPRYAQMHGYQPLELIGKSIYDVICAPGHQKDRLQVEPKLDQDRYEYNSVHVRKDGTCFPVHIYNREITVNKRRLRIVSIWDITENELKRKEFVKYRESLEALVKFRTDELEKTNERLRIEIQHKETAENELAKINEEMFNILDSIEDYFKAVNREWVITYANKAMVKALEANGFSGNIVGRDYWEVYEGFSKAINDACEKVMNYRVPTRFETFAQSIKQWVEVSIYPTGNGISIFLRNIEEKRKIEKAIEEENHRLYSLFNSFPGLIYVQEENHKIRFANEAFQAKFGACLEQACYEVIAGKSLPCTDCMSSHVLRSLTPVWKEMVFDNRIYEVYSQPFIDANGSRLIFKVLLDITDRRSADQEMARFERLNIVGEMAAGIAHEVRNPLTTVRGFLQLLQSKKETIDYHDYYQLMRDELDRALSILTDFLGLAKDGSYQFELINITKTVTALAPLLTADAINQDKKIVFELREVPNSIGSENELRQLILNLTRNGLEAMPKNTTLTIQTYQWDNDIVLRVCDQGGGVDPAVLDKLGTPFLTTKEQGTGLGIATCKRIAERHKAVLDFKSKETGTVVTVKFPAPEF; from the coding sequence ATGTCAGTCAATGAAATCATGGAATTAAAGCAAAGAATTGAATCTCTGGAAGCGGCTTTGGAAGAGGCTCGGGAGGATAATAGGTTTTGGGGAAAGTTTTTTTTAGAAAATAGTTGGGGCATGGTCATCGCCGATACTATCGATGGCAAAATGCTGAGAGTCAATCCTCGCTATGCCCAAATGCATGGTTATCAGCCCCTCGAGTTAATCGGAAAATCAATCTACGATGTGATTTGTGCACCGGGACACCAGAAAGACCGGCTGCAGGTTGAACCAAAGCTCGATCAGGATCGTTATGAGTACAATTCCGTGCACGTAAGGAAAGACGGGACTTGTTTTCCTGTTCATATCTATAATCGGGAAATTACAGTTAATAAAAGGCGCTTGAGAATTGTTTCTATTTGGGATATTACGGAAAATGAGCTTAAGAGGAAGGAATTTGTCAAGTATCGTGAAAGCTTGGAAGCTTTAGTGAAATTTCGTACGGATGAATTGGAAAAGACAAATGAGCGCCTTCGCATTGAAATCCAGCATAAGGAAACTGCCGAAAATGAGTTAGCAAAGATTAATGAAGAAATGTTTAATATCCTTGACAGTATTGAAGACTATTTTAAAGCCGTTAATCGTGAATGGGTTATTACCTATGCCAATAAGGCAATGGTTAAAGCCCTTGAAGCTAATGGGTTTAGCGGCAATATTGTGGGACGTGATTATTGGGAAGTTTACGAGGGATTTAGCAAAGCCATTAATGATGCTTGTGAAAAGGTTATGAATTATAGGGTGCCCACTCGATTTGAAACTTTTGCCCAATCCATAAAACAATGGGTTGAAGTGAGCATTTACCCTACTGGCAATGGGATCTCCATTTTCCTTCGCAACATAGAGGAAAAACGAAAAATTGAAAAAGCTATTGAAGAAGAGAATCATCGTCTATATTCGTTATTCAATAGTTTTCCGGGGTTAATCTATGTTCAGGAAGAAAATCATAAGATACGTTTTGCAAACGAGGCTTTCCAGGCAAAATTTGGTGCCTGCCTTGAGCAAGCCTGCTATGAAGTTATCGCCGGCAAATCCTTGCCTTGTACCGATTGTATGAGTTCTCATGTGCTTAGGAGCCTTACACCGGTCTGGAAAGAGATGGTTTTTGACAACCGCATTTATGAAGTGTATTCTCAGCCTTTTATAGATGCCAATGGGTCTAGATTAATTTTCAAGGTACTTCTTGACATTACGGATAGACGGAGTGCTGATCAAGAAATGGCTCGTTTTGAAAGGCTTAATATAGTGGGAGAAATGGCAGCAGGTATTGCTCACGAGGTCAGGAATCCCCTGACCACAGTTCGTGGTTTTTTGCAATTGCTTCAATCCAAAAAAGAGACGATTGACTACCATGATTATTATCAACTCATGAGGGATGAATTGGATCGAGCCCTTTCCATTCTAACGGACTTTTTAGGTTTGGCGAAAGATGGATCTTATCAGTTTGAATTGATCAATATAACAAAAACTGTCACAGCCCTTGCACCCCTCTTAACGGCAGATGCGATTAATCAAGACAAGAAAATTGTTTTTGAGCTTAGGGAAGTTCCCAATTCAATAGGAAGCGAAAATGAGCTGCGGCAATTGATTCTAAATTTAACAAGGAACGGGCTTGAGGCAATGCCTAAAAATACAACTCTGACAATTCAGACCTATCAATGGGATAATGATATTGTACTTAGGGTTTGTGACCAAGGCGGAGGAGTTGATCCTGCCGTTTTGGATAAGTTAGGCACTCCTTTTTTGACTACTAAAGAACAAGGGACAGGATTAGGAATTGCAACCTGTAAAAGAATTGCTGAACGGCATAAGGCAGTTCTGGATTTTAAGTCTAAAGAGACTGGAACTGTGGTTACGGTTAAGTTTCCCGCACCTGAATTTTGA
- a CDS encoding pyridoxamine 5'-phosphate oxidase family protein has translation MRRSEKEIKDPLILDEIMKKAQVCRLAVSYQDMPYIIPMNFGYADRVLYFHSAQEGLKLLILQENPQACFEVEINTQLVTSKQACNWSMRYQSVVGFGEVEFINDLAAKREAMGIIMKQYSNDLPLPTDNALAGVTLFKLNVNTMTGKQSQ, from the coding sequence ATGCGCAGAAGTGAGAAAGAAATTAAGGATCCATTAATTTTGGATGAAATTATGAAGAAGGCTCAGGTTTGCCGGTTAGCTGTATCTTATCAAGACATGCCCTACATCATTCCTATGAATTTTGGCTATGCGGATAGAGTACTCTACTTTCATTCTGCTCAGGAGGGCTTGAAACTTTTGATTTTACAAGAGAATCCGCAAGCTTGTTTCGAGGTTGAGATTAATACACAGCTTGTTACCAGCAAGCAGGCATGCAACTGGAGTATGCGCTATCAGAGTGTTGTGGGCTTTGGGGAAGTGGAATTTATTAATGATCTTGCTGCTAAACGTGAAGCAATGGGAATTATCATGAAGCAATATTCCAATGATTTGCCTTTGCCAACGGATAATGCTTTAGCAGGAGTTACCCTTTTTAAGTTAAATGTCAACACTATGACCGGAAAACAATCCCAGTGA